The following are from one region of the Stigmatella ashevillena genome:
- a CDS encoding sodium-translocating pyrophosphatase: MTPTVSRMDALRKGVTGTAARVLGLLAVLASGTALASEADLILPDFHSQSFLGGALNGYQLLLGGVVVCVLGLGFGFLQYGQLKNLPVHKSMLEISELIYETCKTYLITQGKFILGLWVLLLVVMVGYFGFLQHMLSEAPAKLFAILIFSLIGIAGSYGVAWFGIRVNTFANSRTAFASLRGKPYPTYAIPLQAGMSIGMVLISTELLLMLIILLAVPSDFAGPCFIGFAIGESLGASVLRIAGGIFTKIADIGSDLMKIVFKIKEDDARNPGVIADCTGDNAGDSVGPSADGFETYGVTGVALITFILLAVPPAFQVQLLVWIFVMRIVMVVASLLSYFVNEVIQGGKYKNADKMNFEHPLTFLVWLTSFVSVALTFVVSYLLIPDLAGDGSLWWKLSAIITCGTLAGAIIPEAIKAFTSTESRHVREVVTASREGGASLNVISGIVAGNFSAYWMGIIIAGLMGIAYWVSIDVPSTLMLAPAVFAFGLVAFGFLGMGPVTIAVDSYGPVTDNAQSVYELSLIENVPNVKAEVAKDFGFTPDFEKGKEYLEENDGAGNTFKATAKPVLIGTAVVGATTMIFSIIVLLVGTETVNGVLSLKNEGLGNLSLLHAPFLLGLVTGGAVIYWFSGASMQAVSTGAYRAVEFIKANIKLEGVEKASVEDSKRVVEICTQYAQKGMLNIFLGVFFSTLAFACAEPFFFIGYLISIAIFGLYQAVFMANAGGAWDNAKKLVETELRAKGTDLHAATVVGDTVGDPFKDTSSVALNPVIKFTTLFGLLAVELAVELNKSGNGKLTSVLAVVFFLLSLVFVYRSFYGMRIESPVGSESAKSHAKAA, translated from the coding sequence ATGACACCCACCGTTTCACGGATGGACGCCCTCCGAAAAGGCGTCACCGGCACGGCCGCCAGGGTCCTCGGACTGCTGGCAGTGCTGGCCAGCGGTACCGCCCTCGCGAGCGAGGCGGACCTGATTCTGCCGGACTTTCATTCTCAGTCGTTCCTCGGCGGCGCGCTCAATGGCTACCAGTTGCTCCTCGGGGGCGTGGTGGTCTGCGTGCTGGGCCTCGGCTTCGGCTTCCTCCAGTACGGCCAGCTCAAGAACCTGCCCGTGCACAAGTCGATGCTCGAGATCTCCGAGCTCATCTACGAGACGTGCAAGACGTACCTCATCACCCAGGGCAAGTTCATCCTCGGCCTGTGGGTGCTGCTGCTGGTGGTGATGGTCGGCTACTTCGGCTTCCTCCAGCACATGCTGAGCGAGGCACCGGCCAAGCTGTTCGCCATCCTCATCTTCAGCCTCATCGGCATCGCGGGCAGCTACGGCGTGGCGTGGTTCGGCATCCGCGTGAACACCTTCGCCAACAGCCGCACCGCCTTCGCCAGCTTGCGCGGCAAGCCCTACCCCACCTACGCGATTCCCCTCCAGGCCGGTATGTCCATCGGCATGGTGCTCATCAGCACCGAGCTGCTGCTGATGCTCATCATCCTGCTGGCGGTTCCCTCTGACTTCGCGGGCCCGTGCTTCATCGGCTTCGCCATCGGCGAGTCGCTGGGCGCCTCCGTGCTGCGCATCGCGGGCGGTATCTTCACGAAGATCGCCGACATCGGCTCGGACCTGATGAAGATCGTCTTCAAGATCAAGGAAGACGACGCGCGCAACCCGGGCGTCATCGCCGACTGCACGGGCGACAACGCGGGCGACAGCGTGGGCCCCTCGGCCGACGGCTTCGAGACCTACGGCGTGACGGGCGTGGCGCTCATCACCTTCATCCTGCTGGCGGTGCCGCCTGCGTTCCAGGTGCAGCTGCTGGTGTGGATCTTCGTGATGCGCATCGTGATGGTGGTGGCCAGCCTCCTGTCCTACTTCGTCAACGAGGTCATCCAGGGCGGCAAGTACAAGAACGCCGACAAGATGAACTTCGAGCACCCGCTGACGTTCCTGGTGTGGCTGACCTCGTTCGTGTCCGTGGCGCTCACCTTCGTGGTCAGCTACCTGCTCATCCCGGACCTGGCCGGTGACGGCAGCCTGTGGTGGAAGCTGTCGGCCATCATCACCTGCGGGACGTTGGCGGGCGCCATCATCCCGGAGGCCATCAAGGCGTTCACCTCCACCGAGAGCCGCCATGTGCGCGAGGTGGTGACGGCCAGCCGCGAGGGCGGCGCGAGCCTCAACGTCATCTCCGGCATCGTGGCCGGTAACTTCTCCGCCTACTGGATGGGCATCATCATCGCGGGCCTCATGGGCATCGCGTACTGGGTGAGCATCGACGTGCCCAGCACGCTGATGCTGGCCCCGGCGGTGTTCGCCTTCGGCCTGGTGGCGTTCGGCTTCCTGGGCATGGGCCCGGTCACCATCGCGGTGGACTCGTACGGCCCGGTGACGGACAACGCGCAGAGCGTGTACGAGCTGTCGCTCATCGAGAACGTGCCCAACGTGAAGGCGGAGGTCGCCAAGGACTTCGGCTTCACGCCGGACTTCGAGAAGGGCAAGGAGTACCTGGAGGAGAACGACGGCGCGGGCAACACGTTCAAGGCCACGGCGAAGCCGGTGCTCATCGGGACGGCCGTCGTGGGCGCCACGACGATGATCTTCTCCATCATCGTGCTGCTGGTGGGCACGGAGACCGTCAACGGCGTGCTGTCGCTGAAGAACGAAGGCCTGGGCAACCTGTCACTGCTGCACGCGCCCTTCCTGCTGGGCCTGGTGACGGGCGGCGCGGTCATCTACTGGTTCTCGGGCGCCTCCATGCAGGCGGTGTCCACGGGCGCCTACCGCGCGGTGGAGTTCATCAAGGCGAACATCAAGCTGGAAGGCGTGGAGAAGGCGAGCGTCGAGGACTCGAAGCGCGTAGTGGAGATCTGCACCCAGTACGCGCAGAAGGGCATGCTCAACATCTTCCTGGGCGTCTTCTTCAGCACCCTGGCGTTCGCGTGCGCCGAGCCGTTCTTCTTCATCGGCTACCTCATCAGCATCGCCATCTTCGGCCTGTACCAGGCGGTGTTCATGGCGAACGCGGGTGGCGCGTGGGACAACGCGAAGAAGCTGGTGGAGACGGAGCTGCGCGCCAAGGGCACGGACCTGCACGCGGCCACGGTGGTCGGTGACACGGTGGGCGATCCGTTCAAGGACACCTCGTCCGTGGCGCTCAACCCGGTCATCAAGTTCACCACGCTCTTCGGCCTCCTGGCGGTGGAGCTGGCGGTGGAGCTGAACAAGTCCGGCAACGGCAAGCTGACCAGCGTGCTGGCGGTGGTGTTCTTCCTCCTGTCGCTCGTGTTCGTGTACCGGTCGTTCTACGGCATGCGCATCGAGAGCCCGGTGGGCAGCGAGAGCGCCAAGAGCCACGCGAAGGCGGCCTAG
- a CDS encoding transcriptional regulator encodes MSEQGPQARGTTVRAALEAALVAAPEAGLTARELSAAVGIPEKDVAEHLVHLQKSLQATGGRLEVLPAECVACGFVFRDRKRLTRPGACPECRATRIDPPAFRAER; translated from the coding sequence ATGAGCGAGCAGGGTCCTCAAGCCCGGGGCACCACGGTGCGTGCCGCCCTCGAGGCCGCGCTCGTGGCCGCGCCCGAGGCGGGCCTCACCGCGCGCGAGCTGTCCGCGGCCGTGGGCATTCCCGAGAAGGACGTGGCCGAGCACCTCGTCCACCTGCAGAAGTCCCTCCAGGCCACCGGGGGGCGGCTGGAGGTGTTGCCCGCCGAGTGCGTGGCCTGCGGCTTCGTCTTCCGTGACCGCAAGCGCCTCACCCGCCCGGGGGCCTGTCCTGAGTGCCGTGCCACCCGTATTGATCCGCCTGCCTTCCGCGCGGAGCGGTAG
- a CDS encoding cold-shock protein, translating to MATGTVKWFNDAKGFGFLTQDGGGEDVFCHHSAINMDGFRTLAEGQKVSFEVTRGPKGLQAQNVRAA from the coding sequence ATGGCAACTGGTACTGTGAAGTGGTTCAACGATGCGAAGGGTTTCGGATTCCTCACGCAGGACGGAGGGGGCGAAGACGTGTTCTGCCACCACTCCGCCATCAACATGGATGGCTTCCGCACCCTGGCCGAGGGCCAGAAGGTCTCCTTCGAGGTGACGCGCGGCCCCAAGGGACTCCAGGCGCAGAACGTTCGCGCCGCCTGA
- a CDS encoding anti-sigma factor antagonist (This anti-anti-sigma factor, or anti-sigma factor antagonist, belongs to a family that includes characterized members SpoIIAA, RsbV, RsfA, and RsfB.) — translation MSSFQVASKKRRQSESAFERRIGLSIPLREEGPFCFLTSLRGTPASRLFCVAPPRAGQNDASIELTLSHRLEGLDFAQSVAERLCESVGADGDAFPVGMAVREAAANAFKHGNRFDARKRVRVVLDLRGTRLTVRIRDDGRGFDPEQTADPLQPENRMKASGRGLFLMRKFMDQVVFSRGEDGGHEVLMSKALTCQMDAGSSPPPRSRAEMKVTSRSVQGVEILNPEGKITIGVGDIALREAVQESLARGAKKLLLDMSGVTTVDSSGIGELVSAYTRVNNQGGKLKLLNLPPKVQDILTITQLITVFEVYDSETEAVESFS, via the coding sequence TTGTCCTCGTTTCAGGTCGCAAGCAAAAAACGCAGACAAAGTGAGTCCGCGTTTGAGCGGCGCATCGGGCTGTCCATCCCTTTAAGGGAGGAGGGCCCGTTCTGCTTTCTGACATCCTTGCGCGGAACGCCCGCTTCCCGGCTGTTCTGTGTGGCGCCACCGCGTGCGGGACAGAATGATGCCTCCATCGAACTGACACTTTCCCATCGCCTGGAAGGCTTGGACTTTGCCCAAAGCGTCGCGGAGCGCCTCTGCGAGAGTGTGGGCGCGGACGGTGACGCGTTCCCCGTCGGGATGGCTGTGCGCGAGGCGGCCGCCAACGCTTTCAAGCACGGCAACCGGTTCGATGCGCGCAAGCGCGTCCGGGTCGTCTTGGACCTCCGAGGTACACGGTTGACCGTGCGCATCCGAGACGATGGGAGGGGATTCGATCCAGAGCAGACCGCTGATCCGCTTCAGCCGGAGAACCGGATGAAGGCCAGCGGCCGCGGGCTTTTCTTGATGAGAAAATTTATGGATCAGGTCGTCTTCTCAAGAGGCGAGGACGGTGGGCATGAGGTGCTCATGAGCAAAGCGCTCACCTGTCAGATGGATGCTGGAAGTTCACCCCCACCCAGGAGCAGAGCCGAAATGAAAGTCACTTCTCGCAGTGTGCAGGGCGTCGAGATCCTCAATCCCGAAGGAAAGATCACCATTGGAGTAGGCGATATTGCGCTGCGCGAGGCTGTTCAGGAGAGCCTGGCGCGGGGCGCGAAGAAGCTCCTGCTCGACATGTCGGGCGTGACCACCGTCGATTCCTCGGGGATCGGAGAGCTGGTCAGCGCGTACACCCGGGTCAATAACCAAGGTGGGAAGCTCAAGCTGCTCAACCTGCCGCCCAAGGTCCAAGACATTCTGACGATCACCCAGCTCATCACGGTGTTCGAGGTGTACGACAGCGAGACGGAGGCCGTGGAAAGCTTCTCCTGA
- a CDS encoding RrF2 family transcriptional regulator, whose product MAHLTTSVEYGIHCLIWLVDANDTPLSSRDLAELQGVSPTFLAKIFPKLEKAGIVAASEGVRGGYRLAKAPEDISFLEIVDAIEGDKPLFDCQQIRGRCAVFGGTAPAWSLAGVCAVHAVMLRAEKSMRETLAKESLAGVAKTFRRKSPPEFSNDIQNWVGDRVKARASPRKPRAPKKSS is encoded by the coding sequence ATGGCTCACCTGACCACGAGCGTCGAATACGGCATCCACTGCCTCATCTGGCTGGTGGACGCGAACGACACCCCGCTGAGCAGCCGTGACCTGGCCGAGTTACAGGGGGTCTCGCCCACCTTTCTCGCCAAGATCTTCCCCAAGTTGGAGAAGGCGGGGATCGTCGCCGCGAGCGAGGGGGTGCGCGGCGGGTACCGGCTCGCCAAGGCACCGGAGGACATCAGCTTCCTGGAGATCGTCGATGCCATCGAAGGCGACAAGCCGCTCTTCGACTGTCAGCAGATCCGCGGCCGGTGCGCCGTGTTCGGGGGCACCGCACCCGCCTGGTCCCTGGCGGGCGTCTGTGCGGTTCATGCCGTGATGCTGCGCGCGGAGAAGTCGATGCGCGAAACGTTGGCCAAGGAATCGCTCGCCGGCGTCGCGAAGACTTTCCGCCGCAAATCGCCTCCTGAATTTTCAAACGACATCCAGAATTGGGTCGGAGATCGGGTCAAGGCCCGTGCCTCCCCTCGGAAACCGCGAGCGCCCAAGAAGTCCTCCTGA
- a CDS encoding NAD(P)/FAD-dependent oxidoreductase → MTQKIVVAGSGFAGMWAAIAAARAVSLAGKQNEVEITIVSPAPQLHIRPRLYETVFEEMAPDIAPLLEAVGVRHLAGTVEAIHARSHEVEVLGTGGERTTLPYDRFVLATGSRLFLPNVPGLKEHAFNVDQLSSAIALDAHLKALASKPETAARNTVVVAGGGFTGIETVTEMPQRLRAIFGQDAKIRVVVVEQAPVIGPDLGPVPRPVIEEALAECGVEVRTSTGAAAIDAAGVTLSTGERIETQTVVWTAGARANPLAAQIEGEHDRFGRVHADPYLRAKSAKDIFVTGDVALAATDGEGNVASMSCQHAMVLGRVAGHNAAAELVGLPVHPYSQPKYVTCLDLGPWGAIFTEGWDRQVRLTRHQGKAVKREINTKWIYPPQADRDAAFALANPAHVIVA, encoded by the coding sequence ATGACCCAGAAGATTGTCGTCGCCGGCTCGGGCTTCGCTGGCATGTGGGCGGCCATTGCCGCCGCACGCGCCGTGTCCCTGGCAGGCAAGCAGAACGAGGTGGAGATCACCATCGTGTCACCGGCGCCCCAACTCCACATCCGCCCGCGCCTGTATGAAACGGTGTTCGAGGAGATGGCGCCGGACATCGCACCGCTGCTCGAGGCGGTCGGCGTTCGCCACCTTGCCGGCACGGTCGAAGCCATTCATGCGCGCTCGCATGAGGTCGAAGTGCTCGGCACGGGCGGTGAACGCACGACACTGCCCTATGACCGCTTCGTGCTGGCCACCGGCAGCCGCCTGTTCCTGCCGAACGTGCCTGGACTCAAGGAGCACGCCTTCAACGTCGACCAACTGTCGAGCGCGATCGCGCTCGATGCGCACCTGAAGGCGCTCGCCAGCAAGCCGGAGACGGCCGCCCGGAACACGGTCGTGGTCGCAGGGGGTGGCTTTACCGGCATCGAGACAGTGACCGAGATGCCGCAGCGGCTGCGCGCCATCTTCGGCCAGGACGCGAAGATCCGTGTCGTGGTGGTGGAACAGGCGCCTGTCATCGGCCCCGATCTCGGGCCGGTGCCGCGCCCCGTCATTGAAGAGGCCTTGGCCGAGTGCGGCGTGGAGGTGCGCACCTCCACGGGAGCCGCGGCGATCGACGCGGCGGGTGTCACTCTGTCCACCGGCGAGCGGATCGAAACCCAGACGGTGGTCTGGACCGCCGGGGCGAGAGCCAACCCGCTCGCCGCACAGATTGAAGGTGAGCATGATCGCTTTGGCCGCGTCCATGCCGACCCGTATTTGCGCGCCAAGAGCGCCAAGGACATCTTCGTCACCGGAGATGTGGCGCTGGCCGCGACCGACGGTGAAGGCAATGTGGCGTCGATGTCCTGCCAGCACGCGATGGTCCTCGGTCGCGTCGCCGGCCACAACGCCGCCGCTGAGCTGGTCGGTTTGCCGGTCCACCCGTACAGCCAGCCGAAGTACGTCACGTGCCTGGATCTCGGCCCTTGGGGCGCGATCTTCACCGAGGGATGGGACCGGCAGGTCAGGCTGACACGTCATCAGGGGAAGGCGGTCAAGCGCGAGATCAACACCAAGTGGATCTACCCGCCTCAGGCGGATCGGGACGCCGCCTTCGCGCTCGCCAATCCGGCCCACGTGATTGTCGCCTGA
- a CDS encoding immunity 52 family protein, which yields MRVRFFGMLGSCNKDWNRWHETANSFEAARKLRVDTDAAAFLKMFGRKRNRIGDGFHFWLWAGDKPDETTVVNVACGSSSPLTTSVCLLKPPKQGPNVELLRSAALLTEVVRASALAWEPEWATATSDAYSPQGVDPPRPGTFVGWIMYFSSSRGRVPPLPEPVRVEAVEDKGTLVVLTPERFTVSNPEHVALAGRVHALLEGAGLLRPLQPMGST from the coding sequence ATGCGGGTGCGCTTTTTCGGTATGTTGGGCAGTTGCAACAAAGACTGGAATCGATGGCACGAAACAGCAAACTCCTTCGAGGCGGCGCGCAAGCTGCGCGTCGACACGGATGCCGCCGCGTTTCTGAAGATGTTCGGTCGAAAAAGGAATCGAATCGGGGATGGATTCCACTTCTGGTTATGGGCAGGTGATAAGCCAGATGAAACAACCGTCGTCAATGTGGCTTGTGGCTCCTCTTCGCCGCTAACAACCTCTGTTTGTTTGCTCAAGCCGCCCAAGCAGGGTCCCAATGTAGAGCTCTTGCGGAGTGCAGCTCTTTTGACCGAAGTCGTGCGCGCCTCGGCGCTGGCGTGGGAGCCTGAGTGGGCAACTGCTACATCCGATGCATACAGTCCCCAAGGCGTCGATCCCCCCCGTCCAGGCACGTTCGTTGGATGGATCATGTACTTCTCTTCCTCACGAGGACGGGTACCTCCACTGCCCGAGCCCGTGAGGGTTGAGGCGGTGGAGGACAAGGGGACCCTTGTCGTCCTGACCCCCGAGCGGTTCACCGTTTCCAATCCAGAGCATGTGGCCTTGGCGGGGCGCGTCCATGCCCTGCTGGAGGGGGCGGGGCTTTTGAGGCCCCTTCAGCCCATGGGCTCCACGTAG
- a CDS encoding protein kinase domain-containing protein has product MNPPPEPSRLPPGTEVGSWRVLELTGHGTYGVVYRVEPLGHIRAQPLALKLALHRADPRFEREAELLSRLSHPNVPGLLGQGLWAHPSGPFPFLVMEWAQGIPLYTWALEHSPTSRQVLGVLAQVARALAALHAVGGVHRDVKGDNILVRATDSHATLMDFGAGSFHGARPLTEERLPPGTPPYRSPEALEFRWRFWFQHGMHYSPAPADDVYALGVTAYRLLTGTYPRSHPKQLPAEALASFSPELAKLLRRMLSRNPSARGLMDEMAGALQDAADRAGPAADRPILRRPQPPVPAKRRASPTRSSNSRKTWVGVAAGLSASLALHAGWAIWRHAQEHPTTGWAWPSSAPEGEDTGSTGLAKDALLGSSLPHPSEPSWERITLEFPKRPLPSQARPPCKKREAELNGGCWIRPADATPPCGDRYYEWKGLCYFPVLAPSLPATSAPPSKHLAE; this is encoded by the coding sequence ATGAATCCTCCGCCGGAGCCTTCCCGACTTCCTCCTGGCACCGAAGTGGGCTCCTGGCGCGTGCTGGAACTCACTGGCCATGGCACCTATGGCGTCGTCTACCGCGTCGAGCCTCTCGGGCACATCCGTGCTCAGCCTCTGGCACTGAAGCTGGCCCTCCATCGGGCCGATCCCCGCTTCGAGCGTGAAGCCGAACTGCTCTCCCGCCTCTCACACCCCAACGTGCCCGGCCTCCTCGGTCAGGGACTCTGGGCTCACCCCTCGGGGCCCTTCCCCTTCCTCGTCATGGAATGGGCCCAGGGCATTCCCCTCTACACCTGGGCCCTCGAACACAGCCCCACTTCCCGGCAAGTCCTAGGCGTGCTGGCCCAGGTGGCTCGCGCCCTGGCGGCCCTCCATGCCGTGGGCGGCGTGCACCGGGACGTTAAAGGCGACAACATCCTCGTTCGCGCCACGGACTCCCACGCCACGCTGATGGACTTCGGCGCGGGCAGCTTCCACGGCGCACGGCCCCTCACCGAGGAGCGGCTTCCCCCAGGCACTCCTCCTTACCGCAGCCCGGAGGCCCTGGAGTTCCGATGGCGCTTCTGGTTCCAGCACGGCATGCATTACTCCCCCGCTCCAGCGGACGACGTGTATGCGCTGGGCGTCACCGCCTACCGCCTTCTCACCGGCACCTATCCCCGCAGCCACCCCAAGCAGCTACCCGCCGAAGCCTTGGCCTCCTTCAGTCCCGAGTTGGCCAAGCTGCTCCGGCGGATGCTCTCCCGGAATCCCTCGGCCCGGGGCCTCATGGACGAGATGGCTGGGGCGCTCCAAGACGCAGCCGACAGAGCGGGCCCAGCAGCGGATCGTCCCATCCTCCGCCGTCCCCAACCCCCCGTCCCGGCCAAGCGCCGGGCCTCACCCACGCGCTCCTCCAACTCGCGCAAAACGTGGGTGGGTGTAGCGGCTGGCCTGAGTGCCTCGCTCGCCCTGCATGCAGGGTGGGCTATATGGCGTCACGCCCAGGAACACCCCACGACAGGCTGGGCCTGGCCATCCTCTGCGCCTGAGGGTGAGGACACCGGAAGCACCGGGCTTGCGAAGGATGCTCTCCTGGGCAGCTCCCTTCCTCATCCGTCCGAGCCCTCCTGGGAACGGATCACTCTCGAGTTTCCGAAGAGACCCCTTCCCAGCCAAGCTCGGCCCCCCTGCAAAAAGCGCGAAGCGGAACTCAACGGAGGGTGCTGGATTCGCCCGGCAGATGCGACGCCTCCCTGTGGAGACCGGTATTACGAATGGAAGGGCCTCTGTTACTTCCCGGTCCTCGCGCCCTCTCTTCCCGCGACCTCGGCGCCCCCCTCGAAGCACCTCGCGGAGTAA
- a CDS encoding immunity 52 family protein → MVDAYYIGSYWLARRETSTECAERAETLLRLLGQYEPVWERWYETADSFEEARKLPLQPEAAAFEKLFGRKKNRVGDGFNFWLWAGDHPVETTSVSAACGSSTPFVNSVCVLKPPSEGAVADRVLSVSVMTGALRAMALAWAPEWGVATSENHRDAVWQRPKPGTFTGWVTYFSRERGRVPPLPEPVRVEAVEDKGTLVVLTPERFTVSNSEHVALAGRVHALLEGAGLLRPLQPMHSK, encoded by the coding sequence ATGGTGGATGCCTACTATATTGGTTCCTACTGGCTCGCCCGGCGTGAGACCTCCACGGAGTGCGCTGAACGTGCGGAAACGCTCCTTCGCCTGTTGGGCCAATATGAGCCGGTATGGGAGCGCTGGTACGAAACGGCTGATTCCTTCGAGGAGGCCCGGAAGCTTCCGCTTCAGCCTGAGGCAGCAGCTTTTGAAAAGCTCTTCGGGCGCAAGAAAAACCGGGTGGGGGATGGATTCAACTTTTGGCTGTGGGCGGGTGACCATCCAGTTGAAACAACTTCCGTCAGCGCGGCTTGCGGAAGCTCTACCCCTTTTGTGAATTCAGTTTGTGTGCTCAAGCCGCCATCCGAGGGGGCTGTTGCAGATCGGGTGCTCTCGGTGTCTGTCATGACAGGTGCCCTACGGGCCATGGCGCTGGCCTGGGCCCCAGAGTGGGGAGTCGCGACATCCGAGAACCACAGGGACGCGGTATGGCAGCGTCCCAAGCCAGGCACATTCACCGGATGGGTCACGTATTTCTCGCGTGAGAGAGGCCGGGTGCCTCCGCTGCCCGAGCCCGTGAGGGTTGAGGCGGTGGAGGACAAGGGGACGCTCGTGGTGCTGACCCCTGAGCGGTTCACCGTCTCCAATTCGGAGCATGTGGCTCTGGCGGGGCGCGTCCATGCCCTGCTGGAAGGGGCGGGGCTTTTGAGGCCCCTTCAGCCCATGCATTCCAAGTAG